A stretch of Cicer arietinum cultivar CDC Frontier isolate Library 1 chromosome 5, Cicar.CDCFrontier_v2.0, whole genome shotgun sequence DNA encodes these proteins:
- the LOC101491142 gene encoding aspartyl protease AED3-like gives MKLTLSLLFLSLSIVQGLNPKCNLQDHGSTLQVIHVFSPCSPFRPSKPLSWEESVLQMQAKDKTRLQFLDSLVARKSVVPIASGRQIIQSPTYIVRAKIGTPPQTLLLAMDTSNDAAWIPCTACDGCSSTLFGPERSTTFKNVSCASPECKQVPNPGCGLSSCNFNLTYGSSSIAANLVQDTVTLATDPIPNYNFGCVSKTTGTSAPPQGLLGLGRGPLSLLSQTQNLYQSTFSYCLPSFKSLNFSGSLRLGPVAQPKRIKFTPLLKNPRRSSLYYVNLDAIRVGRRVVDIPPAALAFNPTTGAGTIFDSGTVFTRLVEPAYVAVRDEFRRRVGANLTVTSLGGFDTCYNVPIVVPTITFMFSGMNVTLPQDNILIHSTAGSTTCLAMAAAPTNVNSVLNVIANMQQQNHRLLFDIPNSRVGVARELCT, from the exons ATGAAACTCACACTTTCACTCTTGTTCCTTTCCCTCTCCATAGTCCAAGGACTCAACCCCAAATGTAATCTCCAAGATCATGGCTCAACACTCCAAGTGATCCATGTTTTTAGCCCATGTTCCCCATTTAGACCATCAAAACCACTTTCATGGGAAGAAAGTGTCCTCCAAATGCAAGCCAAAGACAAAACTAGACTTCAATTTCTTGATAGTTTGGTAGCTAGGAAATCAGTTGTCCCTATTGCTTCAGGTAGACAAATCATTCAAAGCCCAACTTACATTGTGAGGGCTAAAATTGGTACTCCACCTCAAACTTTGTTGTTGGCTATGGATACTAGTAATGATGCTGCTTGGATTCCTTGTACTGCTTGTGATGGTTGTTCTTCAACTTTGTTTGGTCCTGAAAGATCAACTACTTTTAAGAATGTTAGTTGTGCTTCTCCTGAATGCAAACAG gTACCTAACCCTGGTTGTGGTTTGAGCTCATGCAACTTTAACCTAACCTATGGTAGTTCTTCTATTGCGGCTAATTTGGTCCAAGACACAGTTACTTTAGCCACTGACCCAATTCCTAACTACAACTTCGGTTGTGTTTCAAAGACCACTGGGACTTCTGCACCCCCACAAGGTCTATTGGGCTTGGGCCGAGGCCCATTATCACTTTTATCTCAAACACAAAACCTCTATCAATCCACATTCTCTTATTGCTTGCCAAGCTTCAAGTCTCTTAACTTCTCTGGGTCCTTAAGACTTGGGCCTGTGGCTCAGCCCAAGAGGATTAAGTTTACCCCCCTTCTCAAGAACCCTAGAAGATCATCACTATATTATGTTAACTTGGATGCTATTAGGGTTGGCCGGAGAGTCGTCGATATTCCTCCGGCTGCATTGGCTTTCAATCCGACCACCGGAGCCGGCACCATTTTTGATTCCG GTACGGTGTTCACCCGGCTAGTTGAACCGGCCTATGTGGCGGTTCGAGACGAATTCCGACGAAGAGTTGGGGCAAACCTCACGGTTACATCTCTTGGAGGGTTTGACACATGCTACAATGTCCCAATAGTTGTACCCACAATAACGTTCATGTTTTCAGGCATGAACGTGACACTACCACAAGACAACATACTTATACATAGCACGGCCGGCAGCACCACGTGCTTGGCCATGGCAGCTGCGCCTACTAATGTGAACTCAGTGTTGAACGTGATAGCCAACATGCAACAACAAAATCATCGATTACTCTTTGACATCCCGAACTCTAGGGTTGGTGTTGCTCGTGAGCTTTgtacttaa
- the LOC113786263 gene encoding uncharacterized protein, which produces MSKAKYIVEGGSSNRPPFFDGSDYYFWKNKMQLFLKSQDTGMWRIITDGDFTPRVDQDDLNSALKKEADWTAEDKAKVLLNSKAQLFLSCALSREESERVDECTTAKEVWDTLQTHHEGTSHVKETRIDIGIRKFELFEMQEGETIDEMYSRFTTIVNEMRSLGKAYTVQERVRKIMRCLPIIWRPMVTAISQAKNLESLPLEELIGTLRAHEIVLQEDKPVKKGKAIALKVSQEKITVPVEEESEENEQGDADEIALLTRRIQRMMRRRDQIKKGFQNRNPKTEIDKSQVTCFGCNKLGHYKAECPSNKNPPKRFPFKKKSMMATWDDSEESETEEEEEEANICLMAKTEEDEVMNSEPCHLCQQMGNEFDNLLNDSNLLIQKCSSLKEQFYKEKEEKERNQTENNLLKKMIQELKETRVFESEECQEHSALQTENVQLKNENELLKTDLLNFIKATETFHNIMGSQIGIFDKAGLGFNQTQKTKLYENFFVPERKEEKCKTRCSYCRKLGHLEFACYFRKRDEKIEKKKLFKHENHPVKIVSKKQQNGECSPVCSPNGESSKLQVERFKKSVKPKFNSPKSYIAKPISESTTNNTAVSKTRMIYHLKTNSQGPKTKWVPKTGMISPAD; this is translated from the exons atgtcgaaagcaaaatacattgttgaaggaggatcctcaaatcgacctccattctttgatggatcagactattatttttggaaaaacaaaatgcagttgttcttaaaatctcaagacacaggaatgtggcgcatcatcacagatggagatttcacaccaagggtCGATCAAGATGACTTGAATTCTGCTCTAAAAAAGGAAGCAGATTGGACAGCAGAagataaagctaaggtacttctaaattctaaagctcaattattcttatcatgtgctttaagcagggaagaaagtgaaagggtagatgaatgcacaactgcaaaagaagtctgggatacattgcaaactcatcatgaaggaacaagccatgtcaaagaaacaagaatagacattggtataaggaaattcgaactgtttgaaatgcaagaaggagaaaccattgatgaaatgtactcaagattcaccacaatagtaaatgaaatgcgttctcttggcaaagcctatactgtgcaagaaagagtaagaaaaatcatgaggtgtctcccaatcatttggagaccaatggtgacagctataagccaagccaagaaccttgagtcactgcctctggaagaactaattggaactctaagagctcatgagatagtattgcaagaagacaaaccagtcaagaaaggaaaggcaatagcactgaaagtctctcaagaaaaaatcacagtTCCAGTTGAAGAGGAATCAGAAGAGAATGAACAaggagatgctgatgaaatcgcgcttctcactagaagaattcaaagaatgatgagaagaagagatcaaatcaaaaagggatttcaaaacagaaatcctaaaacagagattgacaagagtcaagtcacatgctttggatgcaacaaattgggacattacaaggcagaatgtccatcaaacaaaaatccaccaaaacgatttcccttcaaaaagaaatcaatgatggcaacatgggatgattcagaggaatcagaaacagaagaagaggaagaagaagccaacatatgcttgatggcaaaaacagaggaagatgaggtaatgaattctgaaccatgtcatttatgtcaacaaatgggaaatgaatttgataacttgctaaatgactcaaatctccttattcaaaaatgtagttctctgaaagaacagttttataaagagaaagaagagaaggaaagaaatcaaactgaaaataatttgttaaaaaagatgattcaagaattgaaagaaacaagagtttttgaaagtgaagaatgtcaagaacattctgcgctacaaacggagaacgttcaacttaaaaatgaaaacgaacTTCTCAAAACTGATTTACTgaacttcattaaagccactgaaacttttcataacatcatgggatctcaaataggaatttttgataaagctggtcttggtttcaatcaaactcaaaaaaccaaactttatgaaaacttctttgtcccagaaagaaaggaagaaaaatgcaagactagatgctcatactgtagaaaacttggacatctagaGTTTGCATGCTACTTCAGGAAAAGGGATGAAAAAATCGAAAAGAAGAAGCTTTTTAAACATGAGAATCATCCTGTcaagattgtttcaaaaaaacagcaaaacggagaatgttctccagtttgttccccaaacggagaaagttcaaaGTTACAAGTTGAACGTTTCAAAAAATCTGTTAAACCAAAGTTCAACTCTCCTAAATCATATATTGCTAAACCCATTTCAGAATCAACAACTAACAACACAGCTGTTTCCAAAACGAGAATGATATACCActtaaaaactaactctcaaggacccaaaacaaagtgggtacctaaaactGGAATGATATCACCtgcag attga